The DNA window TTGGCGCTCGCGAGTTGCGCGGCGGTCGCCTGCGTCACCGGGACCTCTTCCATCACCAGGATGCCCAGTTCGTCGGCGGCGGCCAGTTCACCGGGTGTCGTCGGGTAGTGCGCCGGGCGCATGAGCGTGAAACCCCGGTCCCGCATGGTTTTCAGCTCCGCGTGGGCGAACCCGTCCGGCTGCGTGCGACCGAGCCCCGGGGAGTCGGCGTGCCGGTTGAACCCGCGCAGATTCGTCAACGGTGTCCCGTTGAGAATGACGTCTCCGCCGTGGACGGTGACCGTGCGGAATCCGGCGCGAGTGGTCAGCGGGGTGGTGAGCGGCGGCGAGACCGTGACGGTGTAGAGCGCCGGATCCGCCGGTGACCACAGGTGCGGTGACGGCACGGAAAACCGCACCGGCTCGCTGACTCCGCCGTGCGCGGGCGCTTTGAACGCGGCGGCGCGGGTGAACACCTTCCTTCCGTCGGGACCGGTCACCGTGACGGCGGCGAAGACCGGAAGGGGAAGCCCGAGCGCGTTCACCGTGTCGGCGCGCACGGTCAGCGTGCCGTCGGCGGCGCCGTCCGCGGTGATCCCGGTGACCGCCAGCGGCGCGGTCCTGGCCAGCCGCGCGCCCTGGGTGAGCCCGCCCCAGTTCCAGTACAGGTTCGTGTTGAGCCCGTAGGACCGCACCAGCGCGGCGGTGTTGTCGGCGACCACGGCGAGCACGTTGCGCCCCGGCCGCAGCAGCGACCCGACCTCGAGCGAAACCGGCAGGTGCCCGCCGACGGACTCGCCCGCCTTGCGCCCGTTCACCCAGTACGTGCAGGCGAAGGAGCACGCGTCGAAGGTCAGCGTGGCCGGTCCCGGCCCGGGGTAGGCGAGGTCGCGCCGGTAGACGACCTTGCCGCCGTCCGGCGAGTTCCAGGCGTCGCGCACGGCGCCGTAGGAATCCGGCACCAGTACCTCGCGCAGCGCGGGATCCGCGAACCCGGGCTGGACGGCGGCGGGGACGTCCCCGTTTAGCGCTTTGCCCGGCAGCGCGGCGGCGGTCGCGAACGACCAGCCGCCGTCGAGATCGGTGACCCCGGGTTGGCCGGACGGCCGCTCGGTGGTGACGGGGATCGAAGCGCTCACGACACCCTGCGAGGTGATCGCGTCCGCGCGCAGCACGTGCCGTCCCGGCGCGAACCAGGCCGCGTCGGTGACGGTCCGCCAGCTCGGGCGCTTCCCGATCCCGTCCGCGTAGTGCCGCGTCACCTCGGCGAACGCGACTCCGTCCATTGTGTACTGGACGCTACGGGTGTCCGGCGGCGCCGTCACGTCGATTCCCTGGGTGCCGCGCAATGTTCCCGGGGTCGGCGCGGTGAACCGGACCTGCCGGTCTTCGGGTGGCCGGTGCGCGCCCGCGTTGGCGGTCACTTCCTTCGCCGCCTCGGGAAAGCTCTCGAGGCCGATCTGGTTGCGCTGGAACACGTTCGACGCGCCGCCGTTGTGCGGTTTCGCCTCGTTCTGGTCGGTCCAGTTGTCCTGGACGATCAGGTGCCTGCTCCAGGAAGCCCACGAGGAGAACCAGTTGATCCCGTTCTCGGTCGCGTTCCGCACCACGTTGCGCTGCACGGTGTAGGAGCCGCTCCGCTCGTCGCAGTAGATGCCGTTCGCGCTCACGCCGTCGGCGAACTCGATGTCGTTCTCCTCCACGCGCGATCCCGGCGACTGCGCCTGCGTGTAGATCGCACCACCGTCGTGGAGCTGCCGCATGAACCCGCTGATCTTGTTGCGGCGCACCAGAACGTCGCGCTGGGTGTCGCCGGTGCCGACGAAGTTCCAGCCCCAGCCGACCGAGATCCCGGTGTAGGGCAAGTCCGACAGCGAGTTGCCCTCGATCGTGAGCCCGTTGTTGTACCCGCCCATGATCCCGACGGCGTCCCGGAACTCCTGCCCGATCCGGCTTATTTCGTTGCCGCGCACCACGTTTCCGTTCGCCTTCGCGCGCGGGTCGGCGGGCGCGTGCTGGGTGTCCCCGACGAACACGGCCCCGCCGGAAAGATCGGTGAACGCGCTGTCCGCGACCACGCTGTCCTTGGTGCCGCCGGAAAGCGCGATTCCGGCGCCGCCGAGGTGAGTGAAAGTCGTTCCGGTGAACGCGATCCGCGCGCCCGCGGTGACTTCGACGGCCGCCGTGGTGCGGGTGTAGTCCTCGCCCGATCCGGGGATCTCCCCGGTTCGATGCCCGCCGACGTAGTACCCCGCCTGCGCACCCGCGTACCCCTCCGCCGACGACGGGTTGAGCCAGTTCGTGCCGGTGAACGCGAGCCCTTCGAACGCGAGGTCGTGCACGGGATCGTCGAGCGTCCCGGTGAGCTGCAGCAGCCGCTCCGCCGACGGCAGCTCGACTTGTGCGGTCACCAGGTCCTCGCCCGGCCGCGGCACGTAGTAGACGCGGTTTTCCTTCGCGTCCAGGAAGAACTGACCCGGTGTGCCGAGCAGTTCCTTGGCGTTCTCGAACCAGTCGACGCCGAGGTAACCCTTTCCTCGCGGGCTCGCGGACTGCCAGCCGGTCTGCGTCGGGGCGTTCGCGTTGTCCCAGCACGGCTGCGCGACGACGACCCTGGTCCCCTGGATGTCCGAGACCGAGCAGTGGAAGTCCCGCCAGCGCGCGTTGATCACGACCTGAAGCTGGGCGGGATCGGCGAACCCCGCCAGCGCCGGATCGACGCCGGTGATACCGCGCTCATCGGTCTTGCACTGACTGGCCGGGCACCCGAAGCCACGATCGCGCACCGCGCGGACGCCGTTGACATACAGCTCACGCGCGCCGGAGCCGCGCGGAACCGGTGCCGCCCAGACGTTCTTGTCCCCCGGCTGTTTGGCCCACCCGGTCACCTTCGTGGCACCGGTGAACACGGGACGCGCGCCCTCGGCGGCACGGTAGGTGATCCGGTGCCCGCCGCGCCCGGAGTCCGCGGCCCCGAACCGCAGCGGCTCGGCCAAGCGGTACTCACCGTCCATTACGGACACCGTGACGTCACCGCGCTCGCTGCGCTGGGCCGCCAGCCCGCGCGCGGTGTCCACTGTGCACGGTGCAGCCCTGGTGCAGTCGCGGCCGGTGGCGGCCGGCGCGACCCACAACGTGGTCACCGCGGGTTCCGGGGCCGCCTGCGCCGTCACCGCGCCGGTGAGGCCCAGCAGAACCGTCGCCGCGGCGGCGGCGAGGCGGGTGGTGAAGCGAACGTGGCGGGGACGAGCGGGCATCGAAGCCTCCCAATCACGTATGTGAATCAGTTCACATATCGGCGAGGCCTGAGCATAGGTCGGATGACTGTATTTGTCGACAAGTAGCATCAAACGATCAACTTCGAGCAGTGAGGTTCAGCCGTGCGCAGCAGCCGACGGGGCAGCTAGCCTGTCCGGCGTCGAAGTGGACCACGGGAAGAGGGCGTGATGGGCGAACGTGACACCGTGCTGGTCGTCGGCAGCATCACCGCGGACGTCACCGCGTTCGCCGAACGGCTCCCCCGGCCGGGCGAGACCGTGCTCGGCACCGACTTCACCCTCGTACTCGGCGGGAAGGGCGCGAACCAGGCGGTGGCCGCGGCCAGGTTCGGCGCCCCGACATCGATGGTCGGCTGCGTCGGCGAGGACCTCTTCGCCGACCTCACCCGGGACTCGCTCGCCGGGCACGGGGTCCGGACCGAGTGGGTGCGGCAGGTCCCCGGCCCGACCGGGGTGGCGCACATCCGCGTGGACCGCGCCGGGCAGAACGACATCGTGATCACCCCGCTCGCCAACGCCGCGCTCGATCGGGCACAGGTGGACGCCGCGATCGCCGCACTGGCACCGGTTTCGTCGGTGCTGCTGCTCCAGCTCGAAGTGCGCCCGGAGATCACCGCGCACGCCGCCGAAGCGGGACGGCGCGCCGGACTGACGGTCGTGCTCGATCCCGCGCCCGCGGCGGAGCTCCCGGACGGGATCTGGCCAACGGTCGACGTGGTGACCCCGAACGAAAGCGAGGCCACCTTGCTCACCGGCGTCGAAGTGTCCGATGTGGACAGCGCGAGTCGTGCCGCGAAGTGGTTCCTCGACCGCGGTGTCGGACGGGCGATCATCACGCTCGGCGACCGGGGCGCGGTGCTCGCCGACGCCGACGGCACCACCTTCTTCGAAGCGATCGAAGTCGCGGTCGTCGACACCACCGCCGCCGGAGACGCCTTCACCGGCACCTTCGGCGCCGCGCTCGCCGCCGGTCACGGCACGGTCGAAGCCGTCGAACTCGCCATGGCCGCGGGCGCACTCGCCGTGACGAAAGCGGGCGCCAGCCCGTCACTCCCGAACCGAACCGAGATCGACGCGCTCCACCGACGGTGACATCTGCTCGTAGTCCTAAGCGGCGAAGCCGCTTGAGTGGGCCGTCAGCTCGCACCGCCGCGGGTTCTCAGCCGTCTTCTCGCGAGGACAGCTTCAACGTGGTGAATTGGCATTCATGAGTTGGAGATCCCGGAGTCGACAACACCGCGGCGCGCAGCGCCTCCTTGGGGGGTGGCGGCTGGGCGACGGGCGGGCTGAGGTTCCGCTACCCGCACCGCCACGCAAGCCAGTCAGACTTATCTTGAAGTAGGCTGCCTACCTATGAGGGCAGATGCGGTTCGAGGCCATCTCGACGGGTTGCTGTTGGCAGTACTGGAAACCGGGCCCCTGCACGGGTACGCGATCATCTCGACGATCCAGGAGCGCAGCGGCGGCGCGCTGGAGCTGCCGACGGGCACGATCTACCCGGCGCTGAACCGGCTGGAGCGGCTCGGCCTGCTCGACAGCAGCTGGCAGTCCGTCGGCGAACGGCGGCGGCGGTGCTACCAGCTCACCGACGCGGGCAGGCGCAGCCTCGACACCCAACGCGGCGCGTGGCGCGAGTTCACCGCCACGATCAGCGCGGTGCTCAACCCCGCCCCGGCGCCGAGGACGGCCCGATGACCACCGTCGAACGCAGGACCGACCCGGTGGACGACTACCTCGCCGCGCTGGCGGCCGCGGTGCACGGGCCCGCGAAGGTCAAGGCCAGGATGCTCGAAGAGATCCGGGGCGGGCTCGAAGACGCCGTGTCGGCACAGGGCGGCGATTCTCACGCGGCCGCGCTCGCGCTGCGCGATTTCGGCACCGTCGAGGAGGTCGCGTCGAGCTGCCAGACCGAACTGACCATCGCGCAGACCAGGCACACCTCCCGCGCGCTCGCGCTGACCGTGCCGTTCCTGCTCGCCTGCTGGTACCTGATCCGGACCGCGAGCCCCAGCGGTGACGGGCAGGTGGCGCGCGTGGCCCAGCTGGTCGCGGCCCACCTGACCGGTGCCGCGACCATCGCCGCGGTGCTCGCCGCGGCGGCGCTGGCCGCCACCGGCACCCTGGCCCGCTGGCTGCCGACCCCGCCGAAGCTGCCGCGCGTGGTCGCCTGGACCAGCACGTCCACCGGGGCCGCCATGGCGGTGGCCACGGTCGCGCTGCTCTCCGCCTCACCGGCGTCGGCGAACTGGCCGCTGGTCGTGCTCGCGGGGCTGTTCACCGCCGCGTCGCACGCGATGGTGGCGGGCTCGGCGCGCGCCTGCCGCGAATGCGCGCGCCTGACCTGCTGATTTCCCGTGTTCGACCCCATAGGTAGGCTGCCTACGCTTGGCTATGTAGGCTGGGTACCTATAGCCAGCCTAGGTGTTGTGGAGGGGTCATGTTCAAGGTGCTGCTGTCCGTGCACATCTTCGCGGTGATACTGGTCGTCGGACCGATCGCCGTGGCCGCGTCGCTGTTCCCCCGCTACGCGAAGCAGCTGGCCGCCGAAGAAGGCGAAGTGGCCACCCGCAGCACCGGCGTCGCGACGCTGCTGCACCGGATCTGCCGCGGCTACGCCGTCGTCGGCATCGCCGTCCCCGTCTTCGGCATCGGCGCGGGCGCCCACCTCGGCGTGCTCGGCGACTACTGGCTGATCGCCTCCATGATCCTCACCGCCGCCGCGGCCGCACTGCTGGTACTGGCGATCCTGCCCGCCCAACGCCGCGCGATGACCAGCGGCTCCGTGTCGAAACTCGCCATGACCACGGGGATCTTCAACCTGCTCTGGGCGATCGTCGTCGTGCTCATGATCGTCCGCCCAGGCTCCACCACCGGAATGCACGGGTGAGCTTGGACTGACACTCGGCCATCCATGACATCTCGGTGGCTCAAGGCTGTCAA is part of the Amycolatopsis sp. CA-230715 genome and encodes:
- a CDS encoding glycoside hydrolase family 2 TIM barrel-domain containing protein, which gives rise to MPARPRHVRFTTRLAAAAATVLLGLTGAVTAQAAPEPAVTTLWVAPAATGRDCTRAAPCTVDTARGLAAQRSERGDVTVSVMDGEYRLAEPLRFGAADSGRGGHRITYRAAEGARPVFTGATKVTGWAKQPGDKNVWAAPVPRGSGARELYVNGVRAVRDRGFGCPASQCKTDERGITGVDPALAGFADPAQLQVVINARWRDFHCSVSDIQGTRVVVAQPCWDNANAPTQTGWQSASPRGKGYLGVDWFENAKELLGTPGQFFLDAKENRVYYVPRPGEDLVTAQVELPSAERLLQLTGTLDDPVHDLAFEGLAFTGTNWLNPSSAEGYAGAQAGYYVGGHRTGEIPGSGEDYTRTTAAVEVTAGARIAFTGTTFTHLGGAGIALSGGTKDSVVADSAFTDLSGGAVFVGDTQHAPADPRAKANGNVVRGNEISRIGQEFRDAVGIMGGYNNGLTIEGNSLSDLPYTGISVGWGWNFVGTGDTQRDVLVRRNKISGFMRQLHDGGAIYTQAQSPGSRVEENDIEFADGVSANGIYCDERSGSYTVQRNVVRNATENGINWFSSWASWSRHLIVQDNWTDQNEAKPHNGGASNVFQRNQIGLESFPEAAKEVTANAGAHRPPEDRQVRFTAPTPGTLRGTQGIDVTAPPDTRSVQYTMDGVAFAEVTRHYADGIGKRPSWRTVTDAAWFAPGRHVLRADAITSQGVVSASIPVTTERPSGQPGVTDLDGGWSFATAAALPGKALNGDVPAAVQPGFADPALREVLVPDSYGAVRDAWNSPDGGKVVYRRDLAYPGPGPATLTFDACSFACTYWVNGRKAGESVGGHLPVSLEVGSLLRPGRNVLAVVADNTAALVRSYGLNTNLYWNWGGLTQGARLARTAPLAVTGITADGAADGTLTVRADTVNALGLPLPVFAAVTVTGPDGRKVFTRAAAFKAPAHGGVSEPVRFSVPSPHLWSPADPALYTVTVSPPLTTPLTTRAGFRTVTVHGGDVILNGTPLTNLRGFNRHADSPGLGRTQPDGFAHAELKTMRDRGFTLMRPAHYPTTPGELAAADELGILVMEEVPVTQATAAQLASAKTRDYAKTMLRRQIDRDRGHASVVFWSVGNENATNTDAGADYVKTLVDYGKQLDPSRLFTHVTAWLTEEKAYGADDFVASNQYAGWYYEKPEDIGRDMDDVQRAAGGKPIVLSEYGADAAAGLDLPGKGGEYYQAALIDTYNRLLERRPHTLGQMIWTSTEFALTPAGASGDTYAVPGYHTKGLISYDRTVRKLGWRVITTPVRMAPIAATPVPGEVVVRLDSVSGRASSGTLRLDGDDRLRADPVAFTVPAGGSTTLTLRVRRDPEGHTPGRAVVRAVVDDQTEALPQPLVTG
- the rbsK gene encoding ribokinase translates to MGERDTVLVVGSITADVTAFAERLPRPGETVLGTDFTLVLGGKGANQAVAAARFGAPTSMVGCVGEDLFADLTRDSLAGHGVRTEWVRQVPGPTGVAHIRVDRAGQNDIVITPLANAALDRAQVDAAIAALAPVSSVLLLQLEVRPEITAHAAEAGRRAGLTVVLDPAPAAELPDGIWPTVDVVTPNESEATLLTGVEVSDVDSASRAAKWFLDRGVGRAIITLGDRGAVLADADGTTFFEAIEVAVVDTTAAGDAFTGTFGAALAAGHGTVEAVELAMAAGALAVTKAGASPSLPNRTEIDALHRR
- a CDS encoding PadR family transcriptional regulator codes for the protein MRADAVRGHLDGLLLAVLETGPLHGYAIISTIQERSGGALELPTGTIYPALNRLERLGLLDSSWQSVGERRRRCYQLTDAGRRSLDTQRGAWREFTATISAVLNPAPAPRTAR